CCCCTGCTCCCAATGCCTGCCGTAATCCCGGGTAGATTTATCACCATCAATCCGGCTGCCGTGGCAGGGATCACAAACAGAAGCAGGCTGCCCTTCAATCCGAGCAGAAGCAAGATAGCGGTGGCTATCAGAGGGCCGATGGCATACCCCAATTGGCCACCAATCGCAAAAATGCTCATTGCGGTCGCTTTCTTATCCCCAGCGACGTAGCTTATGAGCCGTGCTCCTTCGGGATGAAAAGCAGCAACGCCAAGGCCGCTTAACCCGACGACGACAACACCCATCTCGAAACTGGGCACGACACCGGTGAGGGAGACTCCGATTCCCGCACAGAGAAGAGCCACCGGTATGAGCCACGGCAGAGAACGGCGATCTGCAATGTACCCGTAGATCGGCTGCGAGGCTGTAGAGACGAGATTCGTCGCAAACACAATAGTTGCAGCAGCGGCATACCCTATGTGATGCTGCACAATAAAAAAAGGGAGAAGCGCAGGTATAGCCCCCTGATTCAGGTCGCATGCAGCATGTGCAAAAACCAATATACCCAAAGAGCGAAGCTTCACACTCCCTCCGGGGATACATTCCAGAAGAAGCCGGCTTCAATGAGTCGCAACAGCAGACGGGGTTCTCTCATAATCGTGGCTCTTACCTTAAGGAGTTTGCGAATGCTTTGTCAAGGCTTAATCGGCAGGATGCGGTTGCGATTCGCAAGTCGTTATTCTTGACCTTTGGTCCTAATGCCGCTATGTTTATTCTGCCATCATGGTCTCGCGTAACAAACTCATCGTTGCAGTAGTGATCCTGATTGTCATTGCAGGAGCCCTCGTCACCCTCGTCAGGGTGGGAAACAAAATCCTCAAGGGCCAGTTCGAAAAGTCTCTCGGCGACAACGTTAAGGTTGCTGAAATCGGCCTCTCCTGGGGCCGTGTAGAAGCACGCGAAGTGCAGGTGCTCAGAGACGGCAAGATTATAGCGGCAGTAAAGAAGCTCGGACTCAAACCCGACCTCCTGACCGTTTTCAGAAAGAGGATTGGCATCTCTGTTCTCACAATTGAAGAGCCCGTGATTGAGCTCGAGATAGACAAGGACGGCACCTTTCTCCTCCCGTCGTTCCCGCAAGAAGAAGCCACAGCACGCAAGAGGGCCGATGCAGGAACCCGGCCGGCGAGCAGCGCCTTTGCAATTGACGTGAAACAGATTGACATAACGAACGGAAAGCTTCTTCTCATAGACCACAGATTGAAAGAGTTGAACGAGATAGAAGCTTCCCGTATCAATGCGAGGTTCGACAATCTTCACATTCCTCTTACTGACGACGTCTCCAAGGTCAAGCTCGGCATGACTCTCAGCGGAAAATTGATTTCAGGTTCTGTGGCGATTGACGGCAGTATCGACTTGATGCGGATGGGTTTTAATGTCGCTGTTGAAGCAAACAACCTGGCAATCGCCAACCTCCCGGGAAGCGGACCGCAGGCGCGCATGGAAAAAGTGACTTTTCACGCATCGTCTCAGGGAAAAGATGCAAAGCTTGTCGAAGTCTCCGAGGTCAATCTTCAGAAGCTCTATGTGCGCGCCCAGACGAACAAGGAAGGGAAGCTCATCAATCCTTTATCCAACGTTCTGCAGGTTGAAACAGGCCCCGCACCCGGAGAGCCGGTCGGCAAAACCAAACCTGAACCGGCATCGCAGCCGACGCAGGTGAACGTCAAGGGCCTCAAGATCAGCCAGGGAGAAGTGCTTATCCTTGACGGCAAGGTCAGCACGCCGCCCTATCCCCTGCGCCTCACCGACGTATCCCTCAATGCGGATCAGTTTGCCAGCCCTCCGCAGGACACATTTACCACGTACGAATGTTCAGTGAGCATCCCCGGAAAAGAGAGCACAGGAGTGCTTCGGGCATCCGGCAAGACAAAGCTCAAGTCATTGGACACTGCCTCAACTGTCTCCCTGCACGGTCTTGACATAACGACAGTCAAGCCGTACATATTGAAGGCGGGTGACGTCAATGTCACGCAGGGGACAATCGATCTTGATCTCAACCTCCGCATCGATCACAGAAATCTTGACTCACCCGCAAAGGTAGTTCTGAAGAATCTCCGATTCGCACCAAGCAACAGCGCCGGGGAGAAGTTCATGGCTATACCCAGGGGCGTTGTGGTTGAATTCCTGAAAGCCAACAATAACCAAATTGCACTCGACTTCGTGGTAAACGGCAGTATCGATGATCCCAAATTCAGCCTGCGCGAGACCTTAATGACCCGGTTTGCTGTTCAACTTGCCGACAAATTAGGCCTCGGGGCAATCAGTGCCGGGCAAAAATTGATCGAAACAGAGCAGAGGGGACTGAAGAATCTAGGGGAGAGCCTCAAAGAAACTTCCAAAAGTTTGCGAAAGCTCTTCAGCAAGTAGAGGGCTTGTTCTTCGCCTCAAACCTGAGACAGGCCATGCCTGAGGCCCTGTGGACTTCCAGAGAGGGAAGAAAGGGCGTTTTGAAACCCATGAGTTTGCAGCCGTAGGGAAAACTTTTGTCCCACGTTACTTCAAAGTGCTTGCACTTGCGGCAATCGATTCGCTTCTTGTCCATTTCGGTTCGATCTCTTTTGTTCCTGGCACTAAAGGTCTTGCATCGCAGCGAATCCCATGCTTATTATACAAGAAACTTTCTGCCTCTAAGAAATTATTCATTGGTGTTGGCGATTTCTGCCGGAGCTGCACGTAATAGTTGCGACGTGCACCTTTCATCCGGCGCAGCTGGTCGAACATGGTAACCAGACAGGACATCCAGTCAGCGGCCGAGCGGATCAGGCCTTTCATACATAGGACGCCATTGCTCCATTCCCGCTCCTTGAGTGATATGAGTGGTGCCGACGTTTACATCAAGGCCGAGAACCTGCAGAAGACAGGTTCATTTAAAGTGAGGGGCGCCTTTAACAAATTGGGGATTATGGAAACGGGCAAGGTCATAGCAGCTTCCAGAGGCAATCACGCTCAGGCAGTGGCGTTCGCTGCAGGTATTCTCGGTATCCATGCAAAAATAGTAATGCCGGCAAACGTGCCCATCGTGAAAGAGGAAGCGACAAAAGGATACGGAGCAGAGGTTGAACTGTACGGGGAGAACCTGCAGCAGGCGCTTGACCACGCGCTCACGCAGCATGGCTTCACTTTCGTCCATCCTTACGACGACGATGAGATCATTGCGGGACAGGGAACCGTAGGACTGGAGATCCTGGAAGATCTCGAGAATATTGACTGCGTCATCGTGCCGGCAGGAGGGGGCGGGCTCCTGGCAGGCATCGCAAGAACAGTCAAGGACGCCTCCCCTTCCACTCAGGTTATAGGGGTTCAGACCGAGTCTGCTGCCTCCGCCTTTTGCTCCTTTAAAGAAAAAAGGATTTCTCAAGAAAGTGCGCTGCCAACACTGGCTGACGGCATAGCGGTAGGTTGTGTAGGAGAGAGACCGTTCGAGATCATAACCAGGTACGTGGATGACATGCTCCTGGTCCCGGAAGACCCTATTGCGATGGCCATCCTCATCTTCCTGGAGCGTACGAAGTTCCTTGTCGAGGGAGCGGGTGCGGTGCCGCTTGCCGCTCTGCTTGAGTCAAGGGAACGTTTCAGAAGAAAGCGTGTAGTGCTCGTCGCGAGCGGAGGGAACATAGACCTTAACCTGATCGACCGGATTATCCAGAAGGGCCTGGTGACAAGCGGCAGACTCGCAATCTTCGGGGTAACGGTCGATGATGTCCCCGGAAGTCTGCACGCCATCGCCGGAATAATCGCCGGCCATCGCGGCAACATTATCACTGTCGCTCACCACCGCCTCGACCAGGAACTACCCGTCGGAAAAACAAAAGTGATCTTCACGATCGAGTCTCGCACTTCGGAGCATCTCGCGCAGATACTCAAGGGTATCAGGGCAGCAGGATTCGAGGTAAAATGATTTCTTACGGCGTTGTTGTCCACGGCGGGGTTGGCTCGCCACTCGCACTCAGCGACGGCTGCAAAAAAGCCTGCGTGTCAGCGTTCAGATTACTGAAGAAAGGCGAAAGCGCGCTCGAAGCAGTAATCGAGGCAGCACGACTGCTCGAAGATGACGGGCGCTACAACGCGGGTTCGGGCTCGACCCTGCGCCTTGACGGTAAAACAGTAGAAATGGATGCGGGTTTGATGGATTCGTCCGGCCATCTGGGTACGGTGATTTCTGTGCGTACAGTGCAAAACCCTATACTCCTGGCAAAGGGCGTGATAAGCACACCGCACGTGGCACTTTCCGGTCAGGGGGCAGAGCTCTTTGCGAGAAAGTTAGGCTTAAGGACGTTTGGTAAGCCCTCAGCGAAGAGCCTTGAGCAGCACAGAAGACTCTTGCGTACTATACGGCAGGGTAAGCTCGCAGAGCACGATTCGCGATGGAAAGATTTTGACATCAAGTCGCTCTGGAATTTCGAAGAGCGATTCAACGACATCATGGGCGCTGATACGATCGGCGCTGTCGCCCTCGACAGGAAAGGTGTCCTTGCAGTAGCCAACTCAACCGGCGGGGCGTCACCTATGTTGCTGGGACGGGTAGGAGACTCCCCCATGATCGGGTGCGGCTTTTACGCAGGTGCTTGTGCGGCCGTTGCATGCACAGGCACAGGCGAGGATATTATCAGGAGGATGCTGGCAAGAAGTATCTATGATGCGATTGACCACGGGGCGCACGTGCGAGAAGCCTGCAGAAAGGGCGTCACGTCATTCCCTTGCGAAAGCACGCTGGGCGTTATCGCAATCTCTAAAGAAGGCTGTGCTGTCGTATCCAATAGACAAATGGCACATTACGCGCTCTACCGCTAGAACGCCTGATTCTTCATCAAGAATAGGTTTCCACGGACAAGCGTGGAAACCTATCTGGCGAGCACCGCGACCGGGTATCCCAGGAATAGATTTCATAGGTTTGATTTGATAGACTTTCCATCAACGATGCAGCCAGCGCGAACACGCAACAGGAAGCATCATTGAGTGAAAGTGAAAGGAGAATGCGATGGGAGACGTACTGCCGAAGTTCAAGGCTGCAGCCATTCAAGCGGCACCTGTGTACCTTGACAGAGAGGCGAGCGTAGAAAAAGCCTGTTCACTAATAAAACAGGCGGCGGAAAACGGCGCGGAACTTATTGTATTGCCAGAGGTCTTTCTTCCCGGCGGCCCGTACTGGGCCTGGAACATGGAGATGCGAAGAGCCGTCAAATTTTCCGCCGAGCTCTATCTCAACTCTGTGGATGTGCCGGGAGAATCCACCGCGAGGATCGGCGAGGTGGCAAAACAATATGCAGCCTATGTTGTCATCGGTATCAACGAACGAGATAACAAGAGTCTCTACAACACCCTTCTCTTTTTTGACCGGAAGGGACGCATCATGGGCAAGCACAGGAAGCTCAAACCTACAGGTGCAGAGAAGCTCGTCTGGGGTGAAGGGGACGGCAGCACGCATACCGTTTACGATACGGATATCGGCAGGATGGGCGGGCTTATATGCGGCGAGCACACAATGGCGTTGCCGGGCTATACGCTGGCCGCGATGGGCGAACAGGTACACATTGCGTCGTGGGTTGGCTTCTCTTATTCTGACACCACGCTGTCGGAAGTCTGCTCCAGGTATCACGCCATCGCGTACAATGCTTATGTTATTTGCAGCCAGGGCGTTCTCGACGAGCAGGTGAATAAGAAGCTCGGGCTTGAACTGCGTGTGGGCGGCGCCTGGACCACAATCATCGAGGCAGGCACGGGAAGGGTAATGGCAGGCCCTCTGGCGCCCGCTGAGGAAGGTATTGTGTACGCAGACGTAGATCTGAACAATGCCGTCTCTCATTATTTTCTGCACGAGACAACCGGCCATTACTGGCCCAAGCAGTTCCGTGTCTTTTTCGATGAACGCGAGCTGAAGCCTCTGAATTTCAGGAAGGCTCCCGATGTCAAGGAAAATGTGGTCGATCAGGAGCCAGAACCTCAGGAAAGGACGTGAGGCTGATTAAGGAAAATGCATAAAGGACATCGGGTGGTGGCCCTCTGAGTTAAGTTCCCACGGTAAATCGAGGACACATGGCTGGAGCAACGCAACGTCCTCAGGCGGACAGAACAATACCATCCTTCCGGCGACTTGCCGAGCAGGCACTTTCCAGAACAGCTGGTGCTCCGCTTATCGCGGGCAACGCCATACGGTTGCTCAAGGATGCGAAGGAAAACTACCCCGCATGGCTGGAGGCCATGCGCTCCGCAAGAAAAAGCATCCATTTCGAGAGCTTCATCATTCACGAAGACAACGTTGGAGAAGAGTTTTCCCAGGTTCTGGCGGCCAAAGCGCGTGAAGGGGTAAACGTCAGGCTCATCTACGACTGGCTCGGTGCCTTTGGCAAAACGTCGAAGAAATTCTGGGAGCGGATGAGGAAAGCCGGAGTGGAAGTACGCTGCTTCAATCCCTTCCGTTTCGACAGACCGTTCGGTTGGCTGAGCCGAGATCATCGTAAGATGATTGCCGTAGATGGGGAAATAGGTTTTGTAACGGGGCTTTGTGTTGGACGCATGTGGGTTGGAGATGGCGAGCGGGGCATTGAACCCTGGCGCGACACCGGCGTGGAGCTACGCGGACCGGCCGTCGCCGACGTCGAGCGAGCTTTCGCCGATATCTGGGCGGCTATGGGTAGCCCATTGCCGGATGATGAAATGCCCCGGAAAGATGCGATACCGGCTGCCGGGAATGTCACGTTGCAGGTTGTGGCAAGCGTCCCGAACACGGCAGGCCTTTATCGCCTCGACCAGTTTATAACGGCCCTAGCCCGCAAATCTCTGTGGCTGACCGATGCCTATTTTGTTGGAATGATCCCTTACGTGCAATCGCTCAATGCTGCAGCCAGGGATGGCGTTGACGTCCGTCTTCTGGTCCCCGGGTCCACCGATATCCCCATCCTGCGGGCACTTTCAAGGGCCGGGTATCAGCCTTTGCTCGAGGCCGGCGCAAGAGTGTTCGAATGGAACGGGCCGATGCTGCACGCAAA
Above is a genomic segment from Syntrophorhabdales bacterium containing:
- a CDS encoding DUF748 domain-containing protein, whose amino-acid sequence is MVSRNKLIVAVVILIVIAGALVTLVRVGNKILKGQFEKSLGDNVKVAEIGLSWGRVEAREVQVLRDGKIIAAVKKLGLKPDLLTVFRKRIGISVLTIEEPVIELEIDKDGTFLLPSFPQEEATARKRADAGTRPASSAFAIDVKQIDITNGKLLLIDHRLKELNEIEASRINARFDNLHIPLTDDVSKVKLGMTLSGKLISGSVAIDGSIDLMRMGFNVAVEANNLAIANLPGSGPQARMEKVTFHASSQGKDAKLVEVSEVNLQKLYVRAQTNKEGKLINPLSNVLQVETGPAPGEPVGKTKPEPASQPTQVNVKGLKISQGEVLILDGKVSTPPYPLRLTDVSLNADQFASPPQDTFTTYECSVSIPGKESTGVLRASGKTKLKSLDTASTVSLHGLDITTVKPYILKAGDVNVTQGTIDLDLNLRIDHRNLDSPAKVVLKNLRFAPSNSAGEKFMAIPRGVVVEFLKANNNQIALDFVVNGSIDDPKFSLRETLMTRFAVQLADKLGLGAISAGQKLIETEQRGLKNLGESLKETSKSLRKLFSK
- the ilvA gene encoding threonine ammonia-lyase produces the protein MVTRQDIQSAAERIRPFIHRTPLLHSRSLSDMSGADVYIKAENLQKTGSFKVRGAFNKLGIMETGKVIAASRGNHAQAVAFAAGILGIHAKIVMPANVPIVKEEATKGYGAEVELYGENLQQALDHALTQHGFTFVHPYDDDEIIAGQGTVGLEILEDLENIDCVIVPAGGGGLLAGIARTVKDASPSTQVIGVQTESAASAFCSFKEKRISQESALPTLADGIAVGCVGERPFEIITRYVDDMLLVPEDPIAMAILIFLERTKFLVEGAGAVPLAALLESRERFRRKRVVLVASGGNIDLNLIDRIIQKGLVTSGRLAIFGVTVDDVPGSLHAIAGIIAGHRGNIITVAHHRLDQELPVGKTKVIFTIESRTSEHLAQILKGIRAAGFEVK
- a CDS encoding isoaspartyl peptidase/L-asparaginase, translated to MISYGVVVHGGVGSPLALSDGCKKACVSAFRLLKKGESALEAVIEAARLLEDDGRYNAGSGSTLRLDGKTVEMDAGLMDSSGHLGTVISVRTVQNPILLAKGVISTPHVALSGQGAELFARKLGLRTFGKPSAKSLEQHRRLLRTIRQGKLAEHDSRWKDFDIKSLWNFEERFNDIMGADTIGAVALDRKGVLAVANSTGGASPMLLGRVGDSPMIGCGFYAGACAAVACTGTGEDIIRRMLARSIYDAIDHGAHVREACRKGVTSFPCESTLGVIAISKEGCAVVSNRQMAHYALYR
- a CDS encoding carbon-nitrogen hydrolase family protein, whose product is MGDVLPKFKAAAIQAAPVYLDREASVEKACSLIKQAAENGAELIVLPEVFLPGGPYWAWNMEMRRAVKFSAELYLNSVDVPGESTARIGEVAKQYAAYVVIGINERDNKSLYNTLLFFDRKGRIMGKHRKLKPTGAEKLVWGEGDGSTHTVYDTDIGRMGGLICGEHTMALPGYTLAAMGEQVHIASWVGFSYSDTTLSEVCSRYHAIAYNAYVICSQGVLDEQVNKKLGLELRVGGAWTTIIEAGTGRVMAGPLAPAEEGIVYADVDLNNAVSHYFLHETTGHYWPKQFRVFFDERELKPLNFRKAPDVKENVVDQEPEPQERT
- a CDS encoding phospholipase D-like domain-containing protein; the protein is MAGATQRPQADRTIPSFRRLAEQALSRTAGAPLIAGNAIRLLKDAKENYPAWLEAMRSARKSIHFESFIIHEDNVGEEFSQVLAAKAREGVNVRLIYDWLGAFGKTSKKFWERMRKAGVEVRCFNPFRFDRPFGWLSRDHRKMIAVDGEIGFVTGLCVGRMWVGDGERGIEPWRDTGVELRGPAVADVERAFADIWAAMGSPLPDDEMPRKDAIPAAGNVTLQVVASVPNTAGLYRLDQFITALARKSLWLTDAYFVGMIPYVQSLNAAARDGVDVRLLVPGSTDIPILRALSRAGYQPLLEAGARVFEWNGPMLHAKTAVADSRWARVGSTNLNVASWMANYELDIAVEDESFAQDMEQFYLDDLEHSTEIVLNKMQKVRPIRRTSRRLRVRQGMAGGSISRAGAGAIRIGNTVGAAIADRRVLGPAEARIMRIAGIILLLFSALAVLWPRWVMIPFAVIATWSAVALFVRAYRLRRKRRPERNETLRRKRPAEKTLNIRSGKSPRV